In the genome of Deltaproteobacteria bacterium, one region contains:
- a CDS encoding MBL fold metallo-hydrolase, which produces MVQADVVEGGVVRFVMARRLLGKKLYRSACFLVDGLLVDTGIFHLRKSFLKSLSGRSVFAIVNTHSHEDHIGANALLQERRGVPVYAHDKALRVISDPRKLRLLPYQRLFFGEPSPSAGKPVGNTFSTEHCRFRVIHSPGHSPDHIVLFEENRGWLFSGDAFIGGQDRVLRDGYDV; this is translated from the coding sequence ATGGTTCAAGCCGACGTCGTCGAAGGCGGCGTGGTCCGGTTCGTCATGGCCCGCCGCTTACTCGGCAAGAAACTTTATCGCTCCGCCTGTTTCCTCGTGGACGGCCTGCTCGTCGATACGGGGATATTTCATCTTCGGAAAAGTTTCCTCAAATCCCTTTCGGGGCGCAGCGTCTTCGCGATCGTCAACACCCATTCCCACGAGGACCATATCGGCGCCAACGCGCTTCTGCAGGAGCGCCGGGGCGTTCCCGTCTATGCCCACGACAAGGCGTTACGGGTAATTTCGGATCCGCGAAAGCTTCGCCTCCTTCCGTATCAGAGGCTGTTCTTCGGCGAGCCATCGCCGTCCGCGGGAAAGCCCGTCGGAAATACCTTTTCGACGGAGCATTGCAGGTTCCGCGTGATTCATTCCCCCGGCCACTCCCCGGATCATATCGTGCTTTTCGAGGAAAACAGGGGATGGCTATTCTCGGGCGACGCATTCATCGGCGGCCAGGACCGCGTATTGAGGGATGGGTACGACGT
- a CDS encoding radical SAM protein — translation MPRFGMLVISSVLSDRTDYDVSLLFQPYVGSIDIESVAREEPKFVMVNGLTATANENEVFLAKLRERLGRDVPVIAGGEHATLYPDDARRYADYLLAYEGDDSAVALLSALEEKDAMSRDSLLSQIPGLHYRDLGGKWRFNHEPARIARIDYRYDFTVVPGAEDAGKRFRTAHMPIQTSRGCKFACSFCTWIGLFGKSGYYVRPMEDVLHDVLHTVEYTGIRNFVVCDNLFGGDIAYTEELMHQLLRAFDGREDKPALTALCRADQFAGGAGVFPEKTLKMMARAGFARACLGLESINSRSLLQMRKKTDLQKYYAAIETLRRCGIQVPATFVAGFDGDSYEDVVNIAEFGERVGLFNIQVYARGIVPGTMDEMLSAGRNIPGRLDKYFNGHAVTILPARMLPSQLQRAIFEAPYRFHRGSALKDRLALRAFQMIWNGLEPHYAGLLELEKEFLIPQGIYKANGSGYFLNEKTLHALVEDEERYDAYAMKAASIFRNTDLHAPARAGHPMEVIATA, via the coding sequence ATGCCCAGGTTCGGAATGCTCGTGATCTCTTCCGTTCTTTCCGACAGGACGGATTACGACGTATCCCTTCTTTTCCAGCCGTACGTGGGATCCATCGACATCGAAAGCGTCGCCCGGGAAGAACCTAAATTCGTCATGGTCAACGGCCTTACCGCGACCGCGAACGAGAACGAGGTTTTCCTTGCGAAGCTCCGCGAGCGGTTGGGGCGTGACGTTCCCGTCATAGCGGGGGGAGAACACGCCACCCTTTATCCTGATGATGCCAGGCGCTACGCCGACTATCTCCTCGCGTACGAGGGGGACGATTCGGCGGTCGCGCTCCTTTCGGCGCTCGAGGAAAAAGACGCCATGTCGAGGGATTCGTTGCTTTCCCAGATCCCGGGACTGCATTACAGGGACCTGGGCGGGAAGTGGCGCTTCAACCATGAGCCGGCAAGGATCGCACGGATAGACTACCGATACGATTTTACCGTCGTCCCCGGCGCAGAGGACGCGGGAAAAAGGTTCCGCACGGCGCATATGCCGATCCAGACTTCGCGGGGCTGCAAGTTCGCCTGCTCCTTCTGCACCTGGATCGGATTGTTCGGAAAATCGGGATATTACGTGCGTCCGATGGAAGATGTTCTTCATGATGTGCTGCATACCGTCGAATACACCGGCATCAGGAACTTCGTTGTTTGCGATAACCTGTTCGGCGGCGACATCGCGTATACGGAAGAGCTGATGCACCAGCTCCTGCGTGCTTTCGATGGCCGCGAAGACAAACCGGCGCTGACGGCCCTGTGCCGCGCCGACCAGTTTGCCGGAGGCGCCGGCGTTTTTCCGGAGAAAACGCTCAAAATGATGGCCCGCGCCGGGTTCGCCAGGGCATGCCTCGGACTGGAATCGATCAATTCGCGCAGCCTCCTGCAGATGAGGAAAAAGACCGACCTGCAGAAATATTACGCGGCGATCGAGACCCTTAGGAGGTGCGGGATCCAGGTCCCGGCGACCTTCGTGGCCGGGTTCGACGGGGACAGCTACGAGGACGTGGTCAACATCGCCGAGTTCGGGGAACGGGTCGGCCTGTTCAATATCCAGGTATATGCCCGCGGCATCGTGCCGGGCACCATGGACGAAATGCTGTCGGCGGGCCGCAATATCCCCGGCCGGCTCGACAAGTACTTCAACGGCCACGCCGTCACCATTCTTCCCGCCCGGATGCTTCCAAGCCAGCTCCAGCGGGCCATATTCGAAGCCCCCTATCGTTTCCACCGGGGGAGCGCCCTGAAAGACCGGCTTGCATTGCGCGCTTTCCAGATGATATGGAACGGTCTCGAGCCCCACTACGCGGGTCTCCTGGAACTCGAGAAGGAATTCCTCATCCCGCAGGGAATATACAAGGCTAACGGCTCGGGGTACTTCCTGAACGAAAAGACGCTCCACGCCCTTGTGGAGGACGAGGAGAGATACGACGCCTACGCGATGAAGGCCGCGTCGATATTCCGGAACACGGACCTCCATGCGCCCGCTCGCGCCGGCCATCCGATGGAAGTGATCGCCACCGCCTGA